In one window of Aphidius gifuensis isolate YNYX2018 linkage group LG4, ASM1490517v1, whole genome shotgun sequence DNA:
- the LOC122853684 gene encoding DNA polymerase alpha catalytic subunit-like, with protein MDIDESPSSSGRAKREKKDKHGRAAAFEKLKKLKGTKNKYQVDEIVNVYDVVDEKEFSKKQTALQQEDWIVDDGDGGYIEDGREIFDDDMDPDSIQKNSKEANRLVGPKKRKRDEATKSKNAGGNIMSMIQGMPLKKKREETSQVNHENILEIMLQDLEKEKSSSSSSQKPKVNSKNTLI; from the exons atggatATTGATGAAAGtc caTCAAGTTCTGGAAGAgctaaaagagaaaaaaaagacaaacatGGTCGTGCTGCtgcttttgaaaaattaaaaaaattaaaaggaacaaaaaataaatatcaagttgatgaaattgtaaatgtatatgatgtagttgatgaaaaagaattttCTAAAAAGCAAACTGCATTACAACAAGAAGATTGgattgttgatgatggtgatggtggttATATTGAAGATGGTCgtgaaatatttgatgatgatatggATCCAGacagtatacaaaaaaattccaagGAAGCTAATCGTTTAGTTGGTCCTAAAAAACGTAAACGTGATGAAGctacaaaatcaaaaaatgctGGTGGTAATATTATGAGTATGATTCAAGGTAtgccattgaaaaaaaaacgtgaagaAACAAGTCAAgtaaatcatgaaaatatattggaaataatgttgcaag atcttgaaaaagaaaaatcatcatcatcatcatctcaaAAGCCAAaagttaattcaaaaaat ACATtgatttaa
- the LOC122854270 gene encoding mitochondrial intermembrane space import and assembly protein 40-B — translation MSVEKIEKKDEVIFVTKEDHESPSKISLPEPEPSPGLILPNGEINWNCPCLGGMATGPCGLEFREAYSCFHYSTAEQKGSDCFQAFTSMQSCMSEYPALYGSKDNDDLETDDNEQQEHQHKTSSQNELKQQDQINNQHQNDDDEKKTSNDGQQIQPI, via the coding sequence atgtctgttgaaaaaatagaaaaaaaagatgaagtaATATTTGTAACAAAAGAAGATCATGAATCACCAAGTAAAATAAGTCTTCCTGAGCCAGAACCAAGTCCAGGTCTAATACTACCAAATGGTGAAATAAATTGGAATTGTCCATGTCTTGGTGGTATGGCAACTGGACCATGTGGTCTTGAATTTCGTGAAGCATATTCATGTTTTCATTATTCAACAGCTGAGCAAAAAGGTTCTGATTGTTTTCAAGCATTTACATCAATGCAATCTTGCATGTCTGAGTATCCAGCATTATATGGTAGCAAAGATAATGATGATCTAGAAACAGATGATAATGAACAACAAGAACATCAACATAAAACATCTAGCCAAAATGAACTTAAACAACAAgatcaaattaataatcaacatcaaaatgatgatgatgaaaaaaaaactagcaaTGATGGACAACAAATTCAACCTATCTAG
- the LOC122854267 gene encoding zinc finger protein 567-like: protein MVDDHKDDNLCRLCGQTKTTVVDIFDEEQQQLAIDKKIIKCLQIKIEASDILPVTICIDCLNLLDKYYDFYEKTNETQLLLSQFLIKKTNDLSDNQKNNETDEQATTTIDNLTVQQSSSSDDEDENVDEKLNSSQKKIEKTNKKKLKYCKTKKNYNEQSESDDDDEEEDEEEDDESFNEKKIPDNYMTGTESDKESIIKSKKNNNIKELIDRYHWLCTDCNDKLASLDLLVEHHKKCHNQQPKYMCVQCCKVYDKYYGFLIHVRRHKNKSKYNCKDCDKTFIHKKVLETHRSSVHNDEKNKFICSTCGKIFRQQSALYIHSRCHLPDNIKNRYPCDECGKRFTTKPNLVTHKRIHSGVRNFTCDQCGKSFIQKGNLEAHFLTHSIDKPHSCLKCLKSFKTPLQLKKHETVHTGIKQHICNVCNKSFREKGTLREHTRIHTGAMPFTCEYCGKSFRFKGILTTHRRQHTGERPYSCIECQHHFTNWPNYNKHMKRRHGINTSNAKNNKQQQQSQQQQQQVPQLDVQNNETILSDIQHHEPPATLTTTASNIHLIQNVAAPSQSIVQLPTIVQTVFPIDAPSSPVIIHDNNNIFRERNSTYYNSSLPTIQNYVPYNFYMSNISEGELILPNK, encoded by the exons atggtagaTGATCATAAGGATGATAATTTGTGTCGATTATGTGGTCAAACAAAGACAACagttgttgatatatttgatgaagaacaacaacaattggctattgataaaaaaatcatcaaatgttTGCAGATAAag ATTGAAGCATCAGATATATTACCAGTAACAATATGCAtagattgtttaaatttacttgataaatattatgatttttatgaaaaaacaaatgaaacacaattattattaagtcaatttttaattaaaaaaacaaatgatttgtcggataatcaaaaaaataatgagacaGATGAACAAGCTACAACAACAATTGACAATTTAACAGTACAACAATCATCAAGCtcagatgatgaagatgaaaatgttgatgaaaaattaaattcatcacaaaaaaaaattgaaaaaacaaataaaaaaaaattaaaatattgtaaaacaaaaaaaaattataatgaacaATCAGaatcagatgatgatgatgaagaagaagacgaagaagaagatgatgaatcatttaatgaaaaaaaaataccagatAATTACATGACAGGAACAGAATCAGATAaagaatcaataataaaatcaaaaaaaaataataatattaaagaattaattgataGATATCACTGGTTGTGTACTGattgtaatgataaattaGCAAGTTTAGATTTACTTGTTGAACAtcataaaaaatgtcataatCAACAGCCAAAATATATGTGTGTACAATGTTGTAAagtatatgataaatattatggttttttaattcatgtaagacgacataaaaataaatcaaaatataattgtaaagattgtgataaaacatttatacataaaaaagtaTTAGAAACACATCGTTCATCAGTacataatgatgaaaaaaataaatttatatgttcaACATGTGGTAAAATATTTCGTCAACAAAGTGCACTTTATATTCATAGTCGTTGTCATCTtcctgataatattaaaaatcgttATCCATGTGATGAATGTGGTAAAAGATTTACAACAAAACCAAATTTAGTAACACATAAAAGAATACATTCAGGTGTTAGAAATTTTACTTGTGATCAATGTGGTAAAAGTTTTATACAAAAAGGTAATTTAGAAGCACATTTTTTAACtcattcaattgataaacCTCATTCatgtttaaaatgtttaaaatcatttaaaacaccattacaattaaaaaaacatgaaacaGTACATACTGGTATTAAACAACATATTTGTAATGTttgtaataaatcatttagagAAAAAGGTACATTAAGAGAACATACAAGAATACATACTGGTGCAATGCCATTTACATGTGAATATTGTGGTAAATCATTTAGATTTAAAGGTATTTTAACAACTCACAGAAGACAACATACTGGTGAAAGACCATATTCATGTATTGAATGCCAGCATCATTTTACAAATTGgccaaattataataaacacatGAAAAGACGACATGGAATTAATACGtcaaatgcaaaaaataataaacaacaacaacagagccaacaacaacaacaacaagttcCTCAACTTGATGtgcaaaataatgaaacaattcTATCGGATATTCAGCATCATGAACCACCAGcaacattaacaacaacagcaagcaatattcat ttgATACAAAATGTCGCAGCACCATCACAATCAATTGTTCAACTTCCAACAATTGTCCAGACAGTATTTCCAATTGATGCACCATCATCACCAGTTATTATTCatgacaacaacaatatttttagagAAAGAAATTCAACTTATTACAATTCTTCTCTACCTACTATTCAAAATTATGTAccttataatttttacatgtCAAATATTTCTGAAGGTGAACTAATActtccaaataaataa
- the LOC122854268 gene encoding DNA polymerase alpha catalytic subunit, producing the protein MIRKSKTQNSSCINNNNKSTNCSIKSSTIDNSSLLDNNEFEKLVASIDQDKLYAQMINKNSKKMNKIVDEKMTANEEKINIPLIKNNEGEMLLRFYWLDAIEDPQNKPGVVTLFGKIYINKTKTYESCCVIVKNIPRRIYCLPREKVKKNKLNDNEYENNTMEKVYEEWNAEATKRRITNYRCKKILKNYAFDREGTPLQSEYLEVRYPAEFPPIESTYSGETIEHIFNTTVNPLELFLIEREIKGPCWLEIKSPIQTDNFNTWSKYQVNCLKMENINVYNSNDNNNNLNIPYVSMATMNIRTTLNSKTQQNEITMIGLLSNKNYHIDKPPLRPPFDNHCCFVTRPKDTQWPLYARDKIKKFQETTIIFCETEIELLEKFLDKYQSIDPDFIIGYDCGFQFDVLIRRLTNLKIKNWMRTSKLKGTFNVFINGKVNLSRSFCGRAICDVQTAAKEVNLKVRNYDLDTLCSTVLKTKTNTIIDIKPCDCPNFYNEIIKIIGLIKITMMEVNYILSLICEMNIIPLALQITCIAGNVLSRTLNAGRSERNEYLLLHAFHKKDYITPDRKLNIKSSNANSSKAKSAYIGGLVLEPQRGFYDQLVLLMDFNSLYPSIIQEYNLCFSTIPGICYRDNIDPIKDLPNDDVEFGIVPTQIRKLVESRREVKKLLKTPNLTAELKMQYNIRQLALKLTANSMYGCLGASHCRFYAKHLAALVTTKGRDILQNTKALVEKLNYQVIYGDTDSIMINSKIINYDEAYGIAKKIKIEVNKLYKQIELDIDGLFKYMLLLNKKKYAAVSINKLPNGKYQYETEIKGLDVVRRDWCQLACDTGKKIIDHIFMDLTIEEKTCKIRELLNQIANDVNNNKLPLSSYVITKQLSKNPKDYPDNKQPHVAIALRLNKEGGRMWKKDDTVPYIICLDTTTRTPTERAYHIDEFKKNDELKIDIDYYLSCQIIPVAERITQPIPELDGGFLAESLGIKNYKSKNTAKMNQAINNNDDDDNNTDEDDLKKYENCESFKFTCRNTTCGAVNEVRSFMREDNVGLKKPVMLECINKKCKLPPWKYVDVIKNDLQTTIRLKIQRYYGPTIQCQNTECLKICKRFGIGNADKSPTCIKCQKVGMIQEYTAADFYNQLEFYEQLFNSSKEDSTKDQRQLKLNYPVEMINACNSLNQFVENYLKHNAYTAINFDSLYFFTKKKCWDPSSYQKAV; encoded by the coding sequence ATGATTAGAAAAAGCAAAACACAAAATTCAtcttgtattaataataataataaatcaacaaattgttcaattaaatcaagtacaattgataattcaagtttattagataacaatgaatttgaaaaacttGTTGCATCAATTGATCAGGATAAATTATATgcacaaatgataaataaaaatagtaaaaaaatgaataaaattgttgatgaaaaaatgactgcaaatgaagaaaaaataaatattccattgattaaaaataacgaAGGAGAAATGTTATTGAGATTTTATTGGCTTGATGCTATTGAAGATCCTCAAAATAAACCAGGTGTTGTAACACTATttggtaaaatatatattaataaaacaaaaacatatgAATCATGTTgtgtaattgttaaaaatataccaagaagaatatattgtttaccaagagaaaaagttaaaaaaaataaattaaatgacaatgaatatgaaaataatacaatggaAAAAGTTTATGAGGAATGGAATGCTGAAGCAACAAAACGACGTATAACAAATTAtcgttgtaaaaaaattttaaaaaattatgcatTTGATCGTGAAGGAACACCATTACAATCAGAATATCTTGAAGTTAGATATCCAGCTGAATTTCCACCAATTGAATCAACATATTCTGGTGAAACAATTgaacatatatttaatacaacaGTTAATCCATTagagttatttttaattgaacgtGAAATAAAAGGACCATGTTGGCTTGAAATAAAATCACCAATACAaactgataattttaatacatgGTCAAAGTATCaagtaaattgtttaaaaatggaaaatataaatgtttataattcaaatgataataataataatttaaatattccatATGTATCAATGGCAACAATGAATATTCGTAcaacattaaattcaaaaacacaacaaaatgaaataacaatgattggtttattgtcaaataaaaattatcatattgatAAGCCACCATTAAGACCACCATTTGATAATCATTGTTGTTTTGTTACAAGACCAAAAGATACACAATGGCCATTATATGCacgtgataaaattaaaaaatttcaagaaactacaataattttttgtgaaaCAGAAATtgaattacttgaaaaatttcttgataaatatcaatcaattGATCCAGATTTTATAATTGGTTATGATTGTGGTTTTCAATTTGATGTATTAATACGTCGtttgacaaatttaaaaattaaaaattggatGCGTACAAGTAAATTAAAAGGTAcatttaatgtatttataaatggtAAAGTTAATTTATCACGTTCATTTTGTGGTAGAGCAATATGTGATGTACAAACAGCAGCTAAAgaagttaatttaaaagtacGTAATTATGATTTAGATACATTATGTTCAACagtattaaaaacaaaaacaaatacaattattgatattaaaccaTGTGATTGtccaaatttttataatgaaattataaaaataattggtttaattaaaataacaatgatggaagtaaattacatattatcattaatatgtgaaatgaatataataccACTTGCATTACAAATAACATGTATTGCTGGTAATGTATTATCACGTACATTAAATGCTGGACGTTCAGAaagaaatgaatatttattacttcATGCATTTCATAAAAAAGACTATATAACACCTGatcgtaaattaaatattaaatcatcaaatgcTAATTCAAGTAAAGCAAAATCAGCATACATTGGTGGTCTTGTACTTGAACCACAAAGAGGTTTTTATGATCAGCTTGTATTATTGATGGATTTTAATTCACTCTATCCAAGTATAATAcaagaatataatttatgtttttcaaCAATACCTGGTATATGTTATCGTGATAATATTGATCCAATTAAAGATTTACcaaatgatgatgttgaatttGGTATTGTACCAACACAAATTCGTAAACTTGTTGAAAGTCGTCGTGAagttaaaaaactattaaaaacaCCAAATTTAACAGCtgaattaaaaatgcaatatAATATACGTCAACttgcattaaaattaacaGCAAATTCAATGTATGGTTGTCTTGGTGCATCACATTGTCGTTTTTATGCTAAACATTTAGCTGCATTAGTTACAACAAAAGGACGtgatatattacaaaatacaaaagctcttgttgaaaaattaaattatcaagttatttatggtgatactgattcaattatgattaatagtaaaattattaattatgatgaaGCATATGgaattgctaaaaaaattaaaattgaagttaataaattatataaacagaTTGAACTTGATATTGatggtttatttaaatatatgttattattaaataaaaaaaaatatgctgctgtgtcaataaataaattgccaAATGGAAAATATCAATATGAAACTGAAATAAAAGGTTTAGATGTTGTTAGAAGAGATTGGTGTCAATTGGCATGTGAtactggtaaaaaaataattgatcatatatttatggatttaacaattgaagaaaaaacatgtaaaataCGTGAGCTATTAAATCAAATTGCaaatgatgttaataataataaattaccattatcatcatatgttataacaaaacaattatctaaaaatcCAAAAGATTATCCTGATAATAAACAGCCACATGTTGCAATTGCATTGAGATTAAATAAAGAAGGTGGTAGAATGTGGAAAAAAGATGATACTGTaccatatattatttgtttagaTACAACAACAAGAACACCAACAGAACGTGCATAtcatattgatgaatttaaaaaaaatgatgaattaaaaattgacattgatTATTATCTTAGTTGTCAAATTATACCAGTTGCTGAAAGAATAACACAACCAATACCAGAACTTGATGGTGGTTTTCTTGCTGAATCACttggtattaaaaattataaaagtaaaaatacgGCAAAAATGAATCaagcaattaataataatgatgatgatgataataatacagatgaagatgatttaaaaaaatatgaaaattgtgaatcatttaaatttacttgtagAAATACAACTTGTGGTGCTGTTAATGAAGTTAGAAGTTTCATGAGAGAGGATAATGTTGGATTAAAAAAACCAGTAATGCTTGagtgtattaataaaaaatgtaaattaccACCATGGAAATATGttgatgttattaaaaatgatttacaaACTACAATtagattaaaaatacaacGATATTATGGTCCAACAATTCAATGTCAAAATACCGagtgtttaaaaatttgtaagaGATTTGGTATAGGTAATGCCGATAAATCACCAACATGTATCAAGTGTCAAAAAGTTGGTATGATTCAAGAATACACTGCTGctgatttttataatcaacttGAATTTTATGAACAGCTATTTAATTCGTCTAAAGAGGATTCAACAAAAGATCAACGTCAACTTAAATTAAACTATCCAGTTGAAATGATTAATGCTTGTAATTCACTTAAtcaatttgttgaaaattatttaaaacacaaTGCATATACAGCtattaattttgatagtttatatttttttacaaaaaaaaaatgctgggATCCAAGTTCATATCAGAAAGcggtttaa
- the LOC122854269 gene encoding transport and Golgi organization protein 11, giving the protein MPDNEKTVTTMSKPHSPAVFNGGSDNYYDPNFTLDVNQKMTVPKSIRVSGDYSDDDSSSINGNNNWNQAIPADKFDMNVPDRILVVGQDQHLGTKAPPIEMTLENSVIAPVRETTRCQTPPRVLTLDDHYFPTVDDDDDEKYDHLADINTTLSSSRAPLSYINETPIAIARRELREQTPLYSALDVSLAPTDEIVHLRRQVGKLNRRVMACEHEIMQRQQREKIIYAITIAYFFFKAFNWMSRN; this is encoded by the exons ATGCCAGACAACGAAAAAACAG TTACGACAATGTCAAAGCCACATAGCCCAGCTGTATTTAATGGTGGATCAGACAATTATTATGATCCAAATTTTACACTTGATGTTAATCAAAAAATGACAGTGCCAAAAAGTATAAGAGTAAGTGGTGATTATTCAgatgatgattcatcaagtatcaatggtaataataattggaatcAAGCAATACCAgctgataaatttgatatgaaTGTTCCAGACAGAATTCTCGTTGTTG GTCAAGATCAACATCTTGGCACCAAAGCTCCACCAATTGAAATGACATTAGAAAATTCAGTTATTGCTCCAGTACGAGAAACAACAAGATGTCag acTCCACCAAGAGTTTTAACATTGGATGATCATTATTTTCCAACTgttgacgatgatgatgatgaaaaatatgatcatCTTGCTGATATTAATACAACATTGTCATCATCACGTGCACCACTTTCATATATTAATGAAACACCAATTGCAATTGCTCGACGTGAGCTaag gGAACAAACACCTTTGTATAGTGCTCTTGATGTATCACTTGCACCAACTGATGAAATTGTTCATTTACGTAGACAAGTTGGTAAATTAAATCGTCGTGTTATGGCATGTGAACATGAAATAATGCAACGTCAACAacgtgaaaaaattatttatgcaataacaattgcatatttcttttttaaagcATTCAACTGGATGAGTAGAAATtag
- the LOC122854271 gene encoding ribonuclease P protein subunit p14 has translation MYYLDISLIIPNNKNRQISQVFLKKHLMQSLKQVFGEKGSNCCIDIIKYNQDNRNFILRCKNEDYVRLRSSLTLASTYEEDNCIYIVNKSSVSPFGLLSDGRDYQH, from the exons atgtattatttagaCATATCCCT aataataccaaataataaaaatcgtcAAATAagtcaagtatttttaaaaaaacatttgatgcAATCATTGAAACAGGTATTTGGTGAAAAAGGATCAAATTGTtgtattgatattataaaatataatcaagataatagaaattttatattacgtTGTAAAAACGAAGATTACGTAAGACTAAGATCATCACTTACACTTGCAAGTACTTACGAAGAggataattgtatttatattgttaataaatcatcagTTAGTCCATTTGGTTTACTATCTGACGGTCGTGATTATCAACATTAA